The Pontibacter pudoricolor genome contains a region encoding:
- a CDS encoding TonB-dependent receptor yields MKILLLLNFILLVICPATMAQTIVKGVVRNAQSQQTIPGAIVRANTSQATQTATDGSYSLTVPAQATSIIVSHVGFLPDTITIQHGQTIVYYTELQPHQNILKEVQVQGFETNRPLLQTAGAISIVDSDVIQRSDESSLVRAVNTVPGVRMDERAPASYRISVRGSTLRSPYGIRNVKLYFNGIPLSEANGTSALNGLDAASIGTIEILKGPTASVYGAGTGGAVLLEPKRAQLGTAIGAGVTMGSYGFRKYAATASAGSAKSNVLVQYTHQQYDGYREQSAFDRKVLLISPEFYVSDKQTITSHIIYSDLYYELPGGITKEQYDQNPRQARGGEFGSVKQQAAMNQESINIGLKQNYRFTDNFSNSTAIYSLHRFRDHPFNTDYERNANQEYGGRSSFTYKTTIATLPATYTFGGEFQRGFEAARTYDNNGGAVGALRTDDEVTAKTGFIFSQTELELPSDFIFIAALSLNDTQYEIIRLAQTPTINYTKDFEAVLSPRVALLKRLTDRISAHASVSSGFSPPTEEEILTSDGTLNEDLEAEKGTNYEVGVRGYSLQNRLSFDVVGFYFRLKETIVSRQDVSSVAVFRNVGSTSQKGIETALNYTIVDEPANAVSLFKIWASYTYNHFRFKEYQQDEDDFSGNKLTGVAPHTATAGLDLTTKPGLYFNATANYTDELPLNDENTVYADRFIVVGAKAGYRTTIAGQLQLDIFAGADNLTDEKYSLGNDLNAFGGRFYQPAPDRNYFGGIRLNYSFK; encoded by the coding sequence ATGAAAATACTTCTGCTTTTAAACTTCATCCTGCTTGTTATCTGTCCGGCGACTATGGCCCAAACTATAGTGAAAGGTGTCGTCCGGAATGCACAAAGCCAGCAAACTATACCAGGCGCTATAGTCAGAGCCAACACCAGCCAGGCTACGCAAACCGCTACAGATGGCAGCTATAGTTTAACAGTTCCGGCGCAGGCCACTAGTATCATCGTTTCGCATGTTGGGTTTTTGCCTGATACCATCACCATACAACATGGGCAAACTATAGTTTACTATACCGAACTACAGCCCCATCAGAATATTTTAAAAGAAGTGCAGGTGCAGGGTTTTGAGACTAACCGACCCTTACTACAAACTGCTGGCGCCATCAGTATAGTTGATAGTGACGTGATACAAAGGTCGGATGAAAGTTCGTTGGTGAGGGCGGTGAACACAGTGCCGGGTGTGCGGATGGATGAACGTGCGCCGGCCAGCTACCGCATTTCGGTTCGGGGTAGTACGCTGCGCTCGCCTTACGGCATCCGGAATGTGAAACTATATTTTAACGGCATCCCGCTAAGCGAAGCAAACGGTACTTCGGCATTGAATGGATTAGACGCAGCAAGTATCGGAACGATAGAAATTCTGAAAGGCCCAACGGCCAGCGTGTATGGCGCGGGAACAGGTGGTGCCGTGCTGCTGGAGCCAAAGCGTGCGCAGCTGGGTACAGCAATTGGAGCAGGCGTAACCATGGGGTCGTATGGGTTCAGGAAGTATGCCGCTACAGCCAGCGCAGGATCAGCTAAAAGCAATGTGCTGGTACAGTACACGCATCAGCAATACGATGGTTACCGCGAACAATCTGCCTTCGATAGAAAAGTACTGCTCATCTCGCCGGAGTTTTATGTGTCTGATAAGCAAACGATAACCTCACATATTATTTACTCTGATCTGTATTACGAACTGCCCGGCGGCATCACAAAAGAACAGTACGACCAGAACCCAAGGCAGGCACGTGGCGGCGAGTTCGGGAGTGTAAAGCAGCAAGCCGCCATGAACCAGGAAAGTATAAACATCGGCCTGAAGCAAAACTATCGTTTCACAGATAACTTCAGTAATTCAACGGCCATCTATAGTTTGCACCGCTTCCGCGACCATCCGTTTAACACCGACTACGAACGCAACGCGAACCAGGAATATGGCGGACGCAGCAGCTTTACCTACAAAACAACTATAGCTACATTACCGGCAACTTATACTTTCGGTGGCGAATTTCAGCGCGGTTTTGAGGCGGCCCGGACCTATGACAACAACGGGGGCGCCGTAGGTGCCCTGCGCACCGACGATGAAGTAACAGCTAAAACCGGTTTCATCTTCAGCCAGACAGAACTGGAGTTGCCATCTGATTTCATCTTTATCGCAGCCCTCAGCCTGAACGATACCCAATACGAGATCATACGACTGGCCCAGACACCAACAATAAACTATACCAAAGATTTTGAGGCCGTGCTTTCGCCAAGAGTTGCGTTGCTTAAGAGATTAACAGACCGGATTTCAGCCCATGCCAGTGTAAGCTCCGGCTTCTCGCCACCTACCGAAGAAGAAATTCTGACTTCGGATGGCACCTTAAACGAAGATCTGGAAGCGGAAAAAGGGACAAACTATGAAGTGGGAGTGCGCGGCTATAGTTTGCAGAACAGGCTGAGCTTTGATGTGGTCGGGTTTTACTTCAGGCTGAAAGAAACTATAGTTAGCCGGCAGGATGTATCGAGCGTGGCTGTTTTCCGGAATGTAGGCTCTACTTCGCAGAAAGGCATAGAAACCGCGCTAAACTATACCATAGTGGATGAACCTGCAAATGCAGTAAGCCTGTTTAAGATCTGGGCAAGCTACACCTACAACCACTTCCGGTTTAAAGAATATCAGCAGGACGAAGATGACTTTAGCGGCAATAAATTGACAGGCGTAGCGCCACACACGGCCACAGCCGGTTTAGATCTCACAACAAAGCCAGGGTTATATTTTAACGCAACAGCGAACTATACAGATGAGCTTCCGCTGAATGATGAGAATACAGTTTATGCCGACAGGTTTATAGTGGTGGGCGCAAAAGCCGGTTACCGAACAACTATAGCCGGACAGCTGCAGCTGGATATTTTTGCCGGAGCTGATAACCTGACAGACGAAAAGTATAGCTTAGGAAATGACCTGAATGCCTTTGGCGGCCGCTTCTACCAGCCCGCCCCGGACCGTAACTATTTTGGCGGAATCAGGCTGAACTATAGTTTTAAATAA
- a CDS encoding DUF4136 domain-containing protein, with protein sequence MYHAPKVCYFKLRLIPALFLLLLTSCTVGPDINSSYNSASNFRVYQTFAWHSAELPTPTIGSGPAYNPLLDQQIKQAIESELVKVGMRPAEESPDLLIAYDIALPATQKLEADMAFAPGFGYGYSYWYGYRFRYSVSGLPAYRSVRDLPPGTLLIDLVEASTNKLVWRGWYEAGIDPTALGGYDLNKAVANIMSRYPPVPESTQ encoded by the coding sequence ATGTACCACGCACCAAAAGTATGCTACTTTAAGCTGCGGCTGATACCGGCCTTATTCTTACTGCTGCTCACCAGTTGCACAGTTGGGCCGGACATAAACAGCAGCTACAACAGCGCATCAAACTTCAGAGTTTACCAGACCTTCGCCTGGCACAGTGCAGAGCTCCCTACCCCAACTATAGGAAGCGGCCCCGCCTACAACCCACTGCTGGATCAGCAGATAAAACAAGCTATTGAAAGTGAATTAGTAAAAGTAGGGATGCGGCCTGCAGAGGAATCTCCGGACCTGCTCATTGCCTATGATATTGCGTTGCCCGCTACTCAGAAACTGGAAGCGGACATGGCTTTTGCACCCGGCTTTGGTTACGGCTATAGTTACTGGTATGGCTACAGGTTCCGGTATAGTGTATCGGGGCTGCCGGCTTACAGAAGCGTACGTGACCTGCCACCTGGCACCTTACTAATAGACCTGGTTGAAGCCAGCACGAATAAGCTGGTATGGCGCGGCTGGTACGAAGCAGGAATAGACCCAACTGCCCTGGGCGGCTACGACCTGAACAAAGCAGTTGCTAATATTATGTCGCGGTACCCACCTGTACCGGAAAGCACGCAGTAG